The following proteins come from a genomic window of Tepidiforma thermophila:
- a CDS encoding type I-G CRISPR-associated protein, Cas3-extension family, whose protein sequence is MPDIHAPALRGNDPLGFLAALGVLALSEQGEIKPLRLRWEGGTAPYAVFVTDAYAGTSDLADDLRAVARRLLEADAAIPGCPPEFPYRNRHPADTAKGADPMRMSREAARATCEEAARQWESGNPWFARWVAALLAPGALDKDGPDGRVRLTPFNAPFGQMKFRDSYYDQACRYVATTPGMPGDALLGWVRLDGYTGANLDARAIREAPVSTAGVPSNAGAPSPTWLAVMAFRFFPLADDGRIRTAGWQEVQLYPGATRRSLVWPVWRPPLDPPAVRVLLNHPDLAVLAPPGGTPRIAGGARLRALGITGVYGSSRRTRTQGDGPLGPAILLWPAHRPAVHRS, encoded by the coding sequence ATGCCTGACATCCATGCCCCCGCCCTCCGCGGCAACGATCCCCTCGGCTTCCTCGCCGCCCTCGGCGTCCTCGCCCTCTCCGAACAGGGCGAAATCAAGCCCCTCCGCCTCCGCTGGGAAGGCGGCACCGCACCCTACGCCGTCTTCGTCACCGACGCCTACGCCGGCACCAGCGACCTCGCCGATGACCTCCGCGCCGTCGCCCGGCGCCTTCTCGAGGCAGACGCCGCCATCCCCGGCTGCCCGCCCGAATTCCCCTACCGCAACCGGCACCCCGCAGACACCGCCAAAGGCGCCGACCCCATGCGCATGTCCCGTGAAGCAGCTCGCGCCACCTGCGAAGAAGCCGCCCGCCAGTGGGAATCCGGCAACCCCTGGTTCGCCCGCTGGGTCGCCGCCCTCCTGGCCCCCGGTGCGCTCGATAAAGACGGCCCCGATGGCCGCGTGCGCCTGACCCCCTTCAACGCCCCGTTCGGCCAAATGAAATTCCGCGACTCCTACTACGACCAGGCCTGCCGGTACGTCGCCACCACGCCCGGCATGCCAGGGGACGCCCTCCTCGGCTGGGTGCGCCTCGACGGCTATACCGGCGCCAACCTCGATGCCCGCGCCATCCGCGAAGCCCCCGTCAGTACCGCCGGCGTCCCCAGCAACGCCGGTGCCCCCTCCCCCACCTGGCTCGCCGTCATGGCCTTCCGCTTCTTCCCCCTCGCCGATGACGGCCGTATCCGCACCGCAGGCTGGCAGGAAGTCCAGCTCTACCCCGGCGCCACGCGCCGCTCCCTCGTCTGGCCCGTCTGGCGCCCCCCGCTCGACCCGCCCGCGGTCCGCGTCCTCCTCAACCATCCCGACCTCGCCGTCCTGGCCCCGCCCGGCGGAACGCCCCGCATCGCCGGCGGTGCACGCCTCCGCGCCCTCGGCATCACCGGCGTCTACGGCTCCTCCCGCCGCACCCGCACCCAGGGCGACGGCCCCCTCGGCCCCGCCATCCTCCTCTGGCCCGCGCACCGCCCCGCTGTCCATCGGTCTTAA
- the cas4g/cas1g gene encoding CRISPR-associated endonuclease Cas4g/Cas1g, whose amino-acid sequence MSSLENPTAAAPADVDPVPEPDPAPLLPARMVNEFVYCPRLFYLEWVRGLWADNDDTAEGSDLHRRVDTPAGTAPEPGPGVRQIARALELSSETLGVTAKIDLVEFLDDAARPVDYKRGRPAPTPARVWEPEQVQLAIQALLLREAGYQCREGVIYFAETNERVTVPITPDLEARTRAVIAQARETAGQPAAPPPLVDSPKCPACALVSYCLPDELNLLLHRRAARPRTLITREPPARPLYLLGYGTQLRKDGNHFTVTTKDGETTRIRPIDISHVAAFGTVTISTSALHALLAQETPIAWLTRGGRFLGLTSGLMGKNIQLRRRQFTLTEAEALELARAFVIAKIRNQRTLLRRNSRWEINRTLELLADAVARARLAPNSDALRGIEGYAARLYFNAFPAMLRRDLPFTPGDLFRGRNRRPPRDPVNALLSFAYTLLTKDLAVQAQLIGFDPYWGFYHRPKFGRPALALDLAEEFRPLIADSIVITALNNGEITSAHFRRIGAGYTLTDDGRRTFLRIYERRLEQEITHPRFRYRLSYRRLLDLQPRFLAAVLLGELPAYHGFETR is encoded by the coding sequence GTGAGTAGCCTCGAAAACCCCACGGCCGCCGCCCCGGCCGACGTCGACCCCGTCCCCGAACCCGACCCCGCGCCCCTCCTCCCCGCGCGCATGGTCAACGAATTCGTCTACTGCCCGCGCCTCTTCTACCTCGAATGGGTCCGCGGCCTCTGGGCCGATAACGACGACACCGCCGAAGGCTCCGACCTCCATCGCCGCGTCGATACCCCCGCCGGCACCGCCCCCGAGCCCGGCCCCGGCGTCCGCCAGATCGCCCGCGCCCTCGAACTCAGCTCCGAAACCCTCGGCGTCACCGCCAAAATCGACCTCGTCGAATTCCTCGACGATGCCGCCCGCCCCGTCGACTACAAACGCGGCCGCCCCGCGCCCACCCCCGCCCGCGTCTGGGAACCCGAACAGGTCCAGCTCGCCATCCAGGCCCTCCTCCTCCGCGAAGCCGGCTACCAGTGCCGCGAAGGCGTCATCTACTTCGCCGAGACCAACGAACGCGTCACCGTCCCCATCACCCCCGACCTCGAAGCACGCACCCGCGCCGTCATCGCACAGGCCCGCGAAACCGCCGGCCAGCCCGCCGCGCCACCGCCCCTCGTCGATAGCCCCAAGTGCCCCGCCTGTGCCCTCGTCAGCTACTGCCTGCCCGACGAACTCAACCTCCTCCTCCACCGCAGAGCCGCCCGCCCCCGCACCCTCATCACCCGCGAACCCCCCGCCCGGCCCCTCTACCTCCTCGGCTACGGCACCCAGCTCCGAAAAGACGGCAACCACTTCACCGTCACCACCAAAGACGGCGAAACCACCCGCATCCGCCCCATCGACATCAGCCACGTCGCCGCCTTCGGCACCGTCACCATCTCCACCAGCGCCCTCCACGCCCTCCTCGCACAGGAAACCCCCATCGCCTGGCTCACCCGCGGCGGGCGCTTCCTCGGCCTCACCAGCGGCCTCATGGGCAAAAACATCCAGCTCCGGCGCCGCCAGTTCACCCTCACCGAAGCCGAAGCCCTCGAGCTCGCCCGCGCCTTCGTCATCGCCAAGATCCGCAACCAGCGCACCCTCCTCCGCCGCAACAGCCGCTGGGAAATCAACCGTACCCTCGAACTCCTCGCCGATGCCGTCGCCCGCGCACGCCTCGCCCCCAATAGCGACGCCCTCCGCGGCATCGAAGGCTACGCCGCCCGCCTCTACTTCAACGCCTTCCCCGCCATGCTCCGCCGCGACCTCCCCTTCACCCCCGGCGACCTCTTCCGCGGACGCAACCGCCGCCCCCCGCGCGACCCCGTCAACGCCCTCCTCTCCTTCGCCTACACCCTCCTCACCAAAGACCTGGCCGTCCAGGCCCAGCTCATCGGCTTCGACCCCTACTGGGGCTTCTACCACCGGCCCAAATTCGGCCGGCCCGCCCTCGCACTTGACCTCGCCGAAGAATTCCGGCCCCTCATCGCCGACTCCATCGTCATCACCGCCCTCAACAACGGCGAAATCACCTCCGCCCACTTCCGTCGCATCGGCGCCGGCTACACCCTCACCGACGACGGCCGCCGCACCTTCCTCCGCATCTACGAACGCAGGCTCGAACAGGAAATCACCCACCCCCGCTTCCGCTACCGCCTCAGCTACCGGCGCCTCCTCGACCTCCAGCCCCGCTTCCTCGCAGCAGTCCTCCTCGGCGAACTCCCCGCATACCACGGATTCGAAACACGCTGA
- the cas2 gene encoding CRISPR-associated endonuclease Cas2, protein MERRRYLVAYDIADDRRLRDVYREMLGWGSRLQDSVYLCDLTRPELIKLRRKLLELIDRDDDSVAIFDLGVPTSSRAVVPEILGRPPNLPQQGPAIY, encoded by the coding sequence ATGGAACGCCGACGGTATCTCGTCGCCTACGACATCGCCGATGACCGCCGCCTCCGCGACGTCTACCGCGAAATGCTCGGCTGGGGCAGCCGCCTCCAGGACTCCGTCTACCTCTGCGACCTCACTCGTCCCGAACTCATAAAACTCCGCCGCAAACTCCTCGAACTCATCGACCGCGACGACGACAGCGTCGCCATCTTCGACCTCGGCGTCCCCACCAGCAGCCGCGCCGTCGTCCCCGAAATTCTCGGCCGCCCGCCAAACCTCCCCCAGCAGGGCCCCGCAATCTACTAA